The sequence below is a genomic window from Halodesulfovibrio sp. MK-HDV.
GTTTCCGGTCAGGCTAATGATGAAGTAATGGCTCTGCCATTTTCAACCATGACAGACGATGAGTTGATGGCGTTTTCTCGCGCAAATACTCTGGCTCTTTCTTTGGAAGAATTGCATACCATCCGCGATTACTACACCAGCTCTGAAATAGTGGCTGAGCGTATTAAAGCAGGATTAAGTGCAGAACCAAGCGATGCAGAAGTAGAAGTACTCGCACAGACATGGTCTGAGCACTGCAAACACAAAATTTTCGCTTCTAAAATTGAGTACACCGATACAGAAACCGGTGCTCAGGAGACTATTGATAGTCTCTACAAAACATACGTAATGGGTTCCACCAAGACTATTCGCAAAAACAAAGGCGAAGACGACTTCTGCCGCTCTGTTTTTAAGGATAACGCAGGTGTTATCGACTTCAACGAAACTCATGATGTGTGTATTAAGGTAGAAACCCATAACTCACCTTCCGCGCTTGACCCATATGGTGGAGCACTTACCGGTATTGTGGGCGTAAACCGTGACCCTATGGGAACCGGCATCGGCGCAGATCTCGTTTGTAACACAAACGTATTCTGTTTCGCTTCTCCGTTCCACGAAGGCGAACTGCCTCCGCGTCTTCTCCATCCTCGTCGTGTGCTTGAAGGCGTGCGCGAAGGTGTTGAACATGGCGGTAACAAGTCCGGTGTTCCTACTGTAAACGGCTCAATTGTTTTTGAAGAACGTTACCTTGGTAAACCGCTTGTTCATTGCGGCACTGTTGGTATGATTCCTAAAATTGTTGCCGGTAAACCGGGTTACGAAAAAGCTGCTAAAGTCGGCGATACCATTGTTATGGTCGGTGGCCGCATCGGTAAAGACGGTATTCACGGCGCAACCTTCTCTTCTGAAGAGCTGCACGAAGGATCACCAGCTACAGCGGTACAGATTGGTGACCCTATTACTCAGCGTAAAGCATACGATTTTATTATGCGCGCTCGTAACATGGGTTTATACAACGGTATCACCGATAACGGTGCAGGCGGCCTGTCTTCCTCTGTTGGTGAAATGGCAGAAGATACCAACGGTTGTCGCTTGGATCTTTCCAAAGCACCGTTGAAGTACGATGGTCTGCGCCCGTGGGAGATTCTTCTCTCCGAAGCGCAGGAACGTATGACACTTGCTGTCCCTGCTGAAAATCTCGACGAGTTCATGGCGCTTGCTAAGCGTATGGATGTTGAAGCTTCTGCAATGGGTGAATTCACCGATAGCGGCTACTTCCACGTAACATACGGTGATAAGCCGGTTGCATTCCTTGAAATGGAATTCCTGCATGACGGTGTTCCACAGATGCAGCTTAAAGCTGTATGGGAACGTCCTGAACATAAAGATGAAGACGTGAACGTAGCGGACGCAGAGCAGGGCAACTTGCTTAAATCCATGCTGGCACGCTTGAATATTTGTTCTAAAGAATACGTTGTTCGTCAGTACGACCACGAGGTTAAAGGCGGCAGCGTTATTAAGCCTATGGTTGGCGTTAAGTGTGATGGTCCTTCCGATGCCGGTGTTGTGCGTCCTATCCTCGACTCCGAAAGCGGCCTTGTTCTTTCACACGGTATTAACCCTACCTTAAGCGATTACGACAGCTACTGGATGATGGCTAACGTTGTTGACGAAGCAGTGCGTAACGCAGTTGCAGTCGGCGGCGACGTAGACTTTATGTCCGGTATCGATAACTTCTGCTGGTGCGATCCTGTACAGTCTGAAAAGACTCCGGATGGCCACTACAAGCTTGCACAGCTTGTTCGTGCTAACAAAGCACTTGCAGACTTCTGTATCGCATACGGCGTACCTTGCATCTCCGGTAAAGACTCCATGAAGAACGATTACACTGGCGGCGGTGTAAAGATTTCCATTCCGCCGACTGTACTCTTCTCTGTCATGGGCGTTATTAAAGACGTGAATAAAACAACCACGTCTGATTTTAAAAATGACGGTGACAAAATCTACGTTCTCGGCGCAACCGCACGCGAATTAGCCGGTTCTGAAATTGCTGAAGAGCTTGGCATCAGTGCTGCTGCATGTCCGAAAGTAGATGCTGAATCCGCACTGGCACGTTACCGTGCTGTACATACAGCAATCGGTGAAGGCGTTATTAACGCGTGTCACGATTGTTCTGACGGTGGTCTTGGAGTGTCTCTCGCTGAGATGGCGCTTGCAGGCCGCACTGGCGCACTCATCAATCTTGATGCTGTGCCGGTAACTGAAGAAATGAATACAACAGAAGTTCTTTACTCTGAGTCAGCTTCTCGTCTGGTAGTATCAGTACCGGAAGACAAAGTAGAAGCTTTTGAAAACATCTTTGCTGGACAGGCCTATGGTTGTCTGGGTGAAGTTACAGGTGATGAACAGTTTATTATCGCTTCCGGCGCAACTGTTTTGGTAGCTGATAATTGCGAATCACTTGCTACGTCCTTTAAGGGCACACTTAAGTTTTAAGGTTATGAGGCTCATGTGAGCCTTATAGTTGCAGCTTAGGTTCTGTCGCTACAAGATTATTCGGGACTTGTAGCATACAGATGGTTTTGGTGAAAAGAGCGGGCGAACATGTGTTCACCCGCTCTTTTTCGTTTTGTAAGACATTATGAAAGAAAAATTTCCGCTAATTCTTTATATGTTGTGTAGATATAACTGAAGAGTAGGGTTGCACTGCAATATTTTACAATGCAGAAGTGACACTATTCTGCATACTCATGTTCTTACTCTTATTTATCAGAGAACCATGAGGAGAATCCTACATGACTACATATAATACTGCCTTTACCAGCGATAATATTGCCGGTGTATCCCCACAAGTTTTAGAAGCGATGGCACGCTGCAATGTGGGACAGGCAGATCCGTACGGACGGGACGAGTGCTCAAATAAAGCAGAGAAAATGTTGTCCGACGTTTTCGAAAGAGACTTACGCGTCTTTTTTGTAACAACCGGTACCGCGGCAAACTGCTTATCGTTGAGCGCATTAACCCCGCCGTGGGGCGCAGTATTGTGTCACAATGAAGGACATATCAACCACGACGAGTGCGGAGCACCGGAATTTTTTAACTCCGGAGCCCGAGTACTCACTCTTGATGGTGTAGATTCAAAGATTGATCCTGAGGCGCTGAAATGGGGCGTAAAGCATAGACTTGGCGACATGCACTCCTCACAGCCTACAACCGTAAGTCTTACGCAGGCAACGGAGTC
It includes:
- a CDS encoding AIR synthase-related protein; its protein translation is MLRRIEAGLREGVVDTQGIKTANKIREALGFDAKDVRQVKVFTVDGLTEEQLNTVVSEAALHDPVLQDAALSPVASQADWVLEVGFRPGVTDNEGRTARETIAIVLELADREAVSVYVADQFHIYGDFTEEQIASIGRDVLANELIQRFEYKCKADWQKEPGFAAVAARVSGQANDEVMALPFSTMTDDELMAFSRANTLALSLEELHTIRDYYTSSEIVAERIKAGLSAEPSDAEVEVLAQTWSEHCKHKIFASKIEYTDTETGAQETIDSLYKTYVMGSTKTIRKNKGEDDFCRSVFKDNAGVIDFNETHDVCIKVETHNSPSALDPYGGALTGIVGVNRDPMGTGIGADLVCNTNVFCFASPFHEGELPPRLLHPRRVLEGVREGVEHGGNKSGVPTVNGSIVFEERYLGKPLVHCGTVGMIPKIVAGKPGYEKAAKVGDTIVMVGGRIGKDGIHGATFSSEELHEGSPATAVQIGDPITQRKAYDFIMRARNMGLYNGITDNGAGGLSSSVGEMAEDTNGCRLDLSKAPLKYDGLRPWEILLSEAQERMTLAVPAENLDEFMALAKRMDVEASAMGEFTDSGYFHVTYGDKPVAFLEMEFLHDGVPQMQLKAVWERPEHKDEDVNVADAEQGNLLKSMLARLNICSKEYVVRQYDHEVKGGSVIKPMVGVKCDGPSDAGVVRPILDSESGLVLSHGINPTLSDYDSYWMMANVVDEAVRNAVAVGGDVDFMSGIDNFCWCDPVQSEKTPDGHYKLAQLVRANKALADFCIAYGVPCISGKDSMKNDYTGGGVKISIPPTVLFSVMGVIKDVNKTTTSDFKNDGDKIYVLGATARELAGSEIAEELGISAAACPKVDAESALARYRAVHTAIGEGVINACHDCSDGGLGVSLAEMALAGRTGALINLDAVPVTEEMNTTEVLYSESASRLVVSVPEDKVEAFENIFAGQAYGCLGEVTGDEQFIIASGATVLVADNCESLATSFKGTLKF